From the genome of Biomphalaria glabrata chromosome 1, xgBioGlab47.1, whole genome shotgun sequence, one region includes:
- the LOC106073836 gene encoding 3-hydroxy-3-methylglutaryl-coenzyme A reductase-like isoform X3: MLSQLFNAHGQMCASHPWEVLIGTLTLTISLMSMSLWAINSKVCGWNYICHNEEEMKSSDVIIFSLTRCLAIMYIYLQFRNLRKLGSKYLLGLAGVFTIFSSFIFSIAIANLIGFDLNGLNEALPFFLLLVDLSKASALARFSLTAANQDQLQKNIGRGMAIIGPSITLDAIVETLAIGVGTLSGVKQLETMCCFGCLSVIANYLAFMTFYPACLSLVLEISRDRNQGKPLQQLQMLAKVLQKEEDEKKPNPVTQRVKIIMSAGLVLVHAHSRFIAEATVAISNDGNQVSNDFHPIQPEMPLWKFYASRLFTSNLDYGLTLVLGSALALKYIFFDGKIDLEVQKRLKSQAEMEKSVKVDHVLPNGKAHTPVALKEVPKTDDVKPQIKNEPEPVKHEVKPAFFLGSQDNDDNSSSEDELTKELHHKETQTDIEGQCNISDSQTVSRPGDNVSKFIHTPKISDKPPHALEECVAIMNSDEGPQALSDEEVVMLVKSKHIPQYKLESMLSDHVRGVAIRRQMLTSHLPKATALENLPFMNYDYKFVDGACCENVIGYMPVPVGFAGPLLLDGVSYHIPMATTEGCLIASTNRGCRALVMSGGVKSTVTYDGMTRGPVVRFPTALKAGEMKTWLENADNFELVKECFDTTSRFARLQKIQVGIAGRSLYIRFVSKTGDAMGMNMLSKGSEKALNMLAEMFPDMEIISLSGNYCTDKKPAAINWIEGRGKSVVCEAFVKSSVVKDVLKTTVPALIELNISKNLVGSVMAGSIGGFNAHASNIVTAIYIACGQDPAQNIASSNCIVLMEATGPLHDDLHITCTMPSIEVGTVGGGTILPPQAACLEMLGVKGSNDQCPGDNAKRLAQIICATVMAGELSLMSALAAGHLVQSHLKHNRSVLNMAPSAVKPTEMPGLKHAKTMPGMCTNKAA; encoded by the exons tag GACTAGCGGGtgttttcactatattttcaaGCTTCATCTTTAGCATTGCTATTGCAAATTTAATTGGCTTTGATCTAAATGGGCTAAA TGAAGCATTGCCATTTTTTCTGCTACTTGTCGATCTGTCCAAAGCTAGTGCGCTGGCTCGTTTTTCCTTAACAGCAGCTAATCAAGATCAGCTTCAGAAAAACATTGGCAGAGGCATGGCCATTATTGGCCCTTCCATTACCTTGGATGCTATAGTGGAAACATTGGCTATTGGAGTTGGTACTCTGTCAG GTGTCAAACAGTTGGAAACGATGTGTTGTTTTGGATGCTTGTCTGTTATAGCTAATTACCTTGCATTCATGACATTCTACCCTGCTTGCTTATCACTAGTACTTGAGATTTCTAGAGATCGTAACCAAGGAAAACCTTTACAACAACTGCAGATGTTGGCCAAAGTGCTCCagaaagaagaagatgaaaagAAACCTAATCCAGTTACTCAGCGGGTAAAAATCATAATG TCTGCTGGCTTAGTACTTGTTCATGCTCATAGTCGATTTATAGCAGAAGCTACTGTTGCTATATCAAATGATGGGAATCAAGTGTCTAATGATTTTCATCCAATTCAACCAGAAATGCCATTGTGGAAATTTTATGCTAGCAG GTTGTTTACCTCCAACTTAGACTATGGTCTTACATTAGTTTTAGGCAGTGCTTTGGctcttaaatatattttctttgatggtAAAATAGACTTGGAGGTACAGAAACGTTTGAAATCACAGGCTGAGATGGAGAAATCTGTCAAAGTAGACCATGTACTGCCGAATGGAAAGGCTCACACTCCTGTTGCACTTAAAGAAGTGCCTAAAACAGATG atgttaaACCCCAAATTAAGAATGAACCAGAACCTGTAAAACATGAAGTTAAGCCAGCCTTCTTTCTTGGGTCTCaggataatgatgataatagCAGCTCTGAAGATGAGCTCACCAAAGAATTACACCACAAAGAAACTCAGACAGATATTGAAGGACAATGCAACATTTCTGATAGCCAGACTGTAAGCAGGCCTGGCGATAATGTCTCCAAATTTATTCATACACCCAAAATCTCTGATAAACCACCACATGCTCTGGAAGAATGTGTGGCTATCATGAACTCAGAT GAGGGTCCTCAAGCCCTCTCAGATGAAGAGGTTGTCATGCTGGTGAAATCTAAACACATCCCGCAGTACAAACTGGAAAGTATGCTCAGTGATCACGTCAGAGGTGTAGCCATCAG GCGTCAGATGTTGACTTCTCATTTGCCTAAAGCAACAGCCTTGGAAAATTTGCCTTTCATGAACTATGATTATAAGTTT GTTGATGGCGCATGCTGTGAGAATGTAATTGGATACATGCCAGTACCAGTTGGCTTTGCAGGTCCCTTGTTATTAGATGGAGTCTCTTACCATATCCCGATGGCTACCACAGAAGGCTGTCTTATTGCTAGTACTAACAGAGGATGTAGGGCTCTAGTG ATGAGTGGAGGAGTCAAGAGTACAGTCACTTATGATGGCATGACACGAGGACCAGTGGTCAGATTTCCTACAGCTTTAAAAGCAGG TGAAATGAAAACATGGCTAGAAAATGCAGACAATTTTGAGCTAGTAAAAGAATGTTTTGACACCACTAGCAG attcgCCCGTCTTCAAAAAATTCAAGTTGGAATAGCTGGAAGAAGTCTTTATATAAGATTTGTCTCCAAAACAGGAGATGCCATGGGAATGAACATGCTTTCCAAG GGCTCAGAGAAAGCTTTGAACATGTTAGCAGAGATGTTTCCAGACATGGAGATCATTAGTTTAAGTGGCAACTACTGCACTGACAAGAAGCCTGCCGCTATTAATTG GATTGAAGGACGAGGTAAATCAGTTGTGTGTGAGGCTTTTGTTAAGTCAAGTGTTGTCAAAGATGTCTTGAAGACTACAGTTCCTGCTTTGATAGAATTGAATATTAGCAAAAATCTTGTTGGTTCAGTCATGGCTGGCAGCATAGGAGGGTTTAATGCTCATGCATCCAACATTGTTACTGCTATTTACATTGCCTGTGGACAA gatCCAGCTCAAAACATCGCCAGTTCTAATTGTATTGTTTTAATGGAAGCCACTGGACCCTTACATGATGATCTCCATATTACTTGCACCATGCCATCAATTGAAGTGGGCACAGTGGGTGGAGGGACCATACTGCCACCTCAGGCTGCTTGTTTAGAG ATGCTAGGTGTAAAGGGATCCAACGACCAGTGTCCAGGAGACAACGCCAAGCGTCTTGCTCAAATTATCTGTGCAACTGTTATGGCTGGAGAACTGTCTCTTATGTCTGCACTTGCTGCTGGTCATCTTGTCCAGTCTCATTTAAAGCACAACAG atCTGTTCTGAATATGGCTCCTAGTGCTGTGAAGCCCACAGAAATGCCTGGTCTTAAACATGCCAAGACAATGCCTGGAATGTGCACTAATAAAGCAGCTTAG
- the LOC106073828 gene encoding uncharacterized protein C9orf85 homolog, translated as MSTQRGNVSRTRKQKFQNSRAFKNDMHDNSQKTKLINTITPVGLCQRCKEIIEWKIKYKKYKPLSQPATCIRCHGKTVKRAYYTVCKPCATEAQVCAKCNTKQEIVVQPGPSEQEKMIQDGQLKFELQQLKERQRRAFFRHLEKGENPTEALSAAGACAEDSSDEEFNDSDENCDLDSNSET; from the exons ATGAGCACACAGCGAGGAAATGTTTCTCGAACACGAAAGCAGAAGTTTCAAAATTCCAGAGCTTTCAAAAATGACATGCATGATAATtctcaaaaaacaaaactgataaATACTATTACACCAGTGGGTCTGTGTCAACGTTGCAAGGAAATAATTGaatggaaaataaaatataagaagtATAAACCACTTTCTCAACCAGCTACTTG TATCAGATGTCATGGAAAAACTGTTAAGAGAGCATATTATACTGTGTGTAAGCCATGTGCCACTGAAGCTCAAGTTTGTGCTAAATGTAATACCAAACAGGAAATAGTTGTACA ACCAGGTCCAAGTGAACAAGAAAAAATGATTCAAGATGGACAGCTTAAATTTGAGTTACAACAGCTCAAGGAAAGACAACGAA GAGCTTTTTTTAGACACTTAGAAAAGGGAGAGAATCCTACTGAAGCTTTATCAGCAGCTGGGGCTTGTGCAGAAGATAGCAGTGATGAAGAGTTTAACGACAGTGATGAAAATTGTGACCTAGATAGTAATAGTGAAacatga
- the LOC106073834 gene encoding survival motor neuron protein 1-like, whose amino-acid sequence MAGAEHDFVVYRRGEDSESGAWDDTVLIKAYDNAVSAMKAKLAEQHPEFSSSQINVKSQKKKNSKSKSKKKQKQHQASWKVGDVCQAIYSADGELYEAKILSIDNENKTCVLQYVDYGNEEEQSLSDLLPVAIAASSQEQQTDTASETESLRRLPNMQESHTGKQKKKRSALNHHHHPPHAPKWPWGAGFSQMPPPGAVPPYIPHSFPPFQPPHSFPGFHGPGSTASVPPYQPTPFPGFPTPGPTSSAPPIFPCVPPPPPLFTERGSGDENEALYSMLISWYMSGYHTGYFQGLRQSPQNSPGHRTHR is encoded by the exons ATGGCTGGAGCAGAACATGATTTTGTAGTTTACAGGCGAGGAGAG GATTCTGAATCAGGTGCTTGGGATGATACTGTACTGATTAAAGCTTATGACAATGCTGTCTCCGCAATGAAA gctAAATTGGCTGAGCAGCATCCAGAGTTCTCATCATCTCAGATTAATGTCAAGtcccagaaaaagaaaaatagcaaATCCAAATCTAAGAAAAAACAGAAACAA caTCAAGCTAGTTGGAAAGTTGGGGACGTATGCCAGGCCATTTATTCAGCAGATGGTGAACTCTATGAGGCTAAAATCTTATCAATcgacaatgaaaacaaaacatgcgTTCTTCAATATGTTGATTATGGCAATGAGGAAGAACAAAGTTTGTCAGATCTTTTACCTGTTGCAATCGCAGCGTCATCTCAAGAACAGCAAACAGATACTGCAAGTGAG ACAGAAAGTCTGAGGAGGCTTCCTAATATGCAGGAATCTCATACAGGAAAACAAAAGAAGAAGAGGTCAGCATTAAATCATCATCACCATCCACCACATGCACCAAAATGGCCTTGGGGTGCAGGTTTCTCACAGATGCCACCACCAGGAGCAGTTCCGCCATATATTCca CATTCTTTTCCACCATTTCAACCACCTCACTCATTTCCTGGGTTCCATGGACCAGGCTCAACAGCATCTGTTCCCCCT taCCAACCAACTCCTTTTCCTGGTTTTCCAACACCTGGGCCAACTTCATCAGCTCCACCG ATATTTCCTTGTGTTCCACCTCCACCCCCTCTCTTCACTGAGCGAGGTTCTGGAGATGAAAATGAAGCATTATACAGTATGTTGATATCCTGGTACATGAGTGGCTATCACACTGGATACTTTCAG GGTCTGAGACAGTCTCCTCAAAATAGTCCAGGGCACAGAACTCACAGATGA
- the LOC106073833 gene encoding uncharacterized protein LOC106073833 produces the protein MSTKKKDRDLGKAKLDLNAHEKFLEERVKQYKEKLEAQAKATTTSKPPSASDTNTARLLGKSSSANVVPKKSSNLFNNDGSFMDQFKKLVGQDKGKKGAASLESKALLQTKVKSEVSVTTKVDSVKYQKQPGPAIVLPSFKLKDPSQFDGKDDAKQEAKSSDSESLPSSAMGTFGPHKQSPPSPQANSSSGTVATSVTSQPVIKKEPPDSAFNVPENLALTSAFQPQETTVTQDWGPSSSLQPHPQAQLMGHYTHTVIPETGAPLPLVQGASLPLPPPSLLAPSQLTGPPQAMPIQNQTISYMFTQPPPAITTYSLTNHMQAMQNSEVIPGLPNDANLVMVTSPGLLPAPQNIQSTLYINTPPPSVPQIQNNSIAIHSSGTSLQIVSTVPVHIPPPSAGISYQSTPPPTILPVQNPPAGVYSVLSIPPNPGTNLYTNPPPTSSSSLVLPISSSGPFGAPVTQLLPSVPVPQPQGIYGGPVAVQGGMYGQLSLVSHPLPSDPNIYGAPVVSTSAMGHSEIGMYGSLTSSAPPVATMGHTEMGMYGPLTTSAPPVSTMGHAEIGMYGPLTSRTAIQPKGEEYDPAAPTEDAEGLGNGNEDLQSLSNSSSSRANSISFVLSQKSSLKSTLPPSALSGDGSSSVCPPEDDETLKVIEQLAVQVMLSGPQAEQRALEEHASDPLYWFLQNKSSDAYKYFLLQVEKLMKSSVKQEPAGEDMSDSGGSRQPSRKKRKSRWSDDKASLAQPGIAAPSLAPPGVVVPTLAAPNSGAPSMPGIVTNIQLGGVATILPRALPPASQIPVPGSANMQNYARKVIGSDSITEEQLKQIKEQQELNFMYELVMAQKKMQEQALMAEIEGVKVKRKYEYDSDEETEGGTWEHRQRAKEMDATKKWAEKLTSGARGKHFLGDFLPPEELEKFMETFKALKEGREPDYSDYKEFKLTCENMGYQMLVKLGWKEGTGLGAQEQGITKPVNKGNTSVEGRGLGIERPAELTKDDDEFDAYRKRMMLAYRFRPNPLNNPRRPYY, from the exons ATGTCCAccaaaaagaaagacagagatctTGGGAAAGCCAAGCTTGATTTAAATGCCCATGAAAAATTCCtagaagagagagtcaaacAGTACAAAGAAAAACTAGAAGCTCAGGCCAAGGCTACAACCACTAGCAAACCTCCATCTGCATCTGATACTAATACAGCACGTTT acTAGGTAAATCTTCCAGTGCTAATGTGGTCCCCAAAAAATCATCCAATTTGTTTAACAATGATGGCAGTTTTATGGATCAGTTTAAAAAACTAGTTGGACAAGATAAAG GTAAAAAGGGGGCAGCATCATTAGAAAGCAAAGCCTTACTTCAGACCAAAGTCAAGTCTGAAGTATCAGTAACTACTAAAGTTGATAGTGTCAAATATCAGAAGCAGCCTGGGCCAGCTATAGTTTTACCATCCTTTAAGCTAAAAGACCCTTCTCAGTTTGATGGAAAAGATGATGCAAAACAAGAAGCAAAATCCAGTGACAGTGAAAG TCTCCCATCTTCTGCAATGGGTACCTTTGGTCCACACAAACAAAGCCCTCCTTCCCCACAAGCTAATTCCTCATCAGGTACTGTTGCGACATCTGTCACCTCTCAGCCTGTCATCAAAAAAGAACCTCCAGACTCTGCTTTTAATGTGccagaaaatctagctctaacTTCTGCATTTCAGCCTCAAGAGACAACTGTAACACAGGATTGGGGCCCCAGTAGTTCTCTCCAGCCACATCCTCAAGCCCAACTAATGGGGCACTATACTCACACTGTGATTCCAGAGACTGGGGCGCCCTTGCCACTTGTCCAAGGTGCTTCTCTACCCTTGCCACCTCCTTCGTTACTAGCACCCTCTCAGCTCACAGGCCCTCCACAAGCTATGCCAATTCAGAATCAGACCATATCTTATATGTTCACGCAGCCTCCTCCAGCGATCACCACATACAGCCTTACTAATCATATGCAAGCAATGCAGAATTCTGAAGTCATACCAGGCCTTCCTAATGATGCCAATTTAGTTATGGTTACTAGTCCTGGTCTACTTCCAGCACCTCAGAACATCCAGTCCACACTCTACATCAATACGCCACCACCATCTGTTCCACAGATACAGAATAACAGTATTGCCATTCATAGCTCTGGTACCTCACTGCAGATAGTTTCAACTGTACCTGTACACATACCCCCTCCATCTGCTGGTATCAGTTATCAATCAACACCTCCACCTACAATTTTGCCTGTGCAGAATCCTCCCGCTGGAGTTTACAGTGTCCTTTCAATACCTCCAAATCCCGGCACAAATCTGTACACAAACCCACCCCCAACATCCAGTTCCTCTTTAGTACTTCCTATATCTAGCTCTGGCCCATTTGGTGCACCTGTTACTCAACTTCTTCCATCTGTGCCTGTACCTCAGCCTCAGGGAATCTATGGTGGCCCTGTAGCCGTGCAGGGTGGAATGTATGGGCAGTTGTCTCTTGTTTCTCATCCCCTTCCCTCTGACCCTAATATTTATGGAGCACCTGTAGTTAGTACCAGTGCCATGGGACATTCAGAGATTGGAATGTATGGCTCATTAACAAGCAGTGCACCACCAGTTGCAACCATGGGACATACAGAAATGGGAATGTATGGCCCTCTAACTACCAGTGCACCACCAGTCAGCACAATGGGGCACGCAGAAATAGGAATGTATGGCCCTTTGACCAGCCGAACAGCCATTCAACCTAAAGGTGAAGAATATGACCCTGCTGCTCCTACTGAGGATGCTGAAG GATTGGGAAATGGTAATGAAGACTTACAGTCGCTGTCAAACAGTTCTAGCTCTCGAGCAAACAGTATCTCTTT TGTTCTATCTCAAAAGTCTTCATTAAAATCTACTTTGCCTCCAAGCGCATTAAGTGGAGATGGCAGCTCATCAG TCTGTCCCCCAGAAGATGATGAAACATTAAAGGTGATTGAGCAGCTGGCAGTTCAAGTGATGCTCTCAGGGCCACAAGCTGAACAGAGGGCATTAGAAGAACATGCTTCAGATCCTCTCTATTG gTTCCTGCAAAACAAATCAAGTGAtgcatataaatattttctgttGCAAGTAGAAAAACTAATGAAATCTTCAGTGAAGCAGGAACCAGCTGGTGAAGATATGAGTGACAGTG gTGGCTCCAGACAACCCTCacggaaaaaaagaaaatctcgaTGGAGTGATGACAAAGCATCTTTGGCTCAACCTGGCATTGCTGCCCCATCATTAGCACCACCAGGAGTTGTTGTTCCTACTTTAGCAGCACCAAACTCAGGAGCTCCTAGTATGCCAG GCATTGTGACCAATATACAACTTGGTGGTGTGGCTACCATATTACCTCGTGCATTACCACCAGCATCTCAAATACCAG tgCCAGGTTCGGCTAACATGCAGAATTATGCCAGGAAAGTCATTGGTAGTGACTCCATAACTGAAGAGCAGCTGAAGCAAATCAAAGAGCAGCAAGAG TTGAACTTTATGTATGAGCTTGTTATGGCCCAGAAGAAGATGCAAGAGCAAGCTCTGATGGCTGAAATAGAAGGGGTGAAGGTCAAAAGAAAATATGAGTATGATTCGGATGAAGAAACTGAAGGTGGTACATGGGAACATAGACAAAGAGCTAAAGAAATGGACGCAACAAAAA AATGGGCTGAAAAGTTAACATCTGGTGCTagaggaaaacattttttaggtGATTTTCTACCTCCTGAAGAATTGGAAAAGTTTATGGAAACTTTTAAA GCTTTAAAAGAGGGCAGAGAGCCTGACTACTCAGATTATAAAGAATTCAAACTGACCTGTGAGAATATGGGCTACCAAATGTTAGTTAAACTTGGATGGAAGGAAGGCACTGGACTGGGAGCTCAGGAACAAGGCATAACCAAGCCTGTTAATAA GGGCAATACATCTGTTGAAGGAAGAGGTTTAGGCATTGAAAGACCAGCTGAATTGACGAAAGATGATGACGAGTTTGACGCCTATCGCAAAAGAATGATGTTGGCTTATAGATTCAGACCCAATCCTCTG AACAATCCAAGGCGTCCATATTACTGA